The Megalobrama amblycephala isolate DHTTF-2021 linkage group LG7, ASM1881202v1, whole genome shotgun sequence genome window below encodes:
- the LOC125271875 gene encoding tetraspanin-1-like, whose amino-acid sequence MDSTCLNLGSIFYSFFTLSGGAAVGYGIWSHMKSKTSDLLKTVDDVTLTTLLFLGAPMLIALGCILTVTGVIGCLGTLKKKSWMLLVFFVVVLIILILQVIWAVLMVYPNSVKEKSLSSLESKMIKSLQESYKENDTSITLVWDETMNKLRCCGYKGYADFTHSAREEEQKNLYPKQCCSRFSKTHSTCSKEKAENKKVRGCIQLLLTENIPISGALSFLIGFLEIVALVVSLKVYRCLRRIPDLPDPFEDFL is encoded by the exons atggaCTCAACATGTTTAAACCTGGGTTCCATCTTCTACAGCTTCTTCACT TTGAGTGGGGGCGCGGCTGTAGGATATGGTATATGGTCACACATGAAGAGCAAGACATCTGACTTGTTAAAAACAGTGGATGACGTGACACTTACAACACTTTTGTTCCTGGGGGCCCCGATGCTGATCGCTCTGGGCTGCATCCTCACTGTGACGGGTGTGATTGGCTGTCTGGGCACTTTGAAGAAAAAAAGCTGGATGCTCTTGGTt tttttcgtCGTTGTGCTCATCATCTTAATCCTCCAGGTCATCTGGGCAGTGTTAATGGTCTACCCCAATTCTGTG aaagaaaaatcCTTGAGCAGCTTAGAGAGCAAAATGATAAAAAGCCTTCAGGAGAGCTATAAAGAGAATGACACTTCAATCACTCTCGTATGGGATGAAACTATGAACAAG CTGCGTTGCTGTGGATACAAAGGCTATGCTGACTTCACACATTCCGCTAGGGAAGAAGAACAGAAGAACTTGTATCCCAAACAATGCTGCAGTCGGttttcaaaaacacattcaacATGTAGTAAAGAAAAAGCTGAGAATAAG AAAGTAAGGGGCTGCATTCAACTGCTGTTGACCGAAAACATTCCCATTTCTGGAGCTTTGTCCTTTTTGATCGGCTTTCTAGAG ATTGTTGCCTTGGTCGTTTCCCTGAAAGTCTACCGATGCTTGAGACGCATACCTGATCTCCCGGACCCCTTTGAAGATTTTCTATGA
- the LOC125271874 gene encoding tetraspanin-1-like isoform X2: MKVTKCLKLVSTFYSFLTLSGGAAVGYGIWSQMQSKVSDLFKTVDDATLTAFLSLGAPMLIALGCIFALMGVIGCLGTLKKKSWMLLVFFVVVLIIFILQVIVAVFLVLPYSVKEKALSSLESKMIKSLQESYKENDTSITLVWDETMNKLRCCGYKGYEDFPSMMTKYHTQCCGETHSTCSKEEAEKKIVALVVSLKVYRCLRRIPDLPGSFENNL, from the exons atgaaggTGACAAAATGTTTAAAGCTGGTTTCCACCTTCTACAGCTTCCTCACT TTGAGTGGGGGCGCGGCTGTAGGATATGGTATATGGTCACAAATGCAGAGCAAGGTATCTGACTTGTTTAAAACAGTTGATGATGCGACACTTACTGCGTTTCTTTCCCTGGGGGCCCCGATGCTGATCGCTCTGGGCTGCATCTTCGCTCTGATGGGTGTAATTGGCTGTTTGGGCACTTTGAAGAAAAAAAGCTGGATGCTCTTGGTt tttttcgtCGTTGTGctcatcatcttcattctcCAGGTCATCGTGGCAGTGTTTCTGGTCCTCCCCTATTCTGTG AAAGAAAAAGCTTTGAGCAGCTTAGAGAGCAAAATGATAAAAAGCCTTCAGGAGAGCTATAAAGAGAATGACACTTCAATCACTCTCGTATGGGATGAAACTATGAACAAG cTGCGTTGCTGTGGATACAAAGGCTATGAAGACTTCCCATCTATGATGACCAAGTATCATAcacaatgctgcggtgaaacaCATTCAACATGTAGTAAAGAAGAAGCTGAAAAAAAG ATTGTTGCCTTGGTCGTTTCCCTGAAAGTCTACCGATGCTTGAGACGCATACCTGATCTCCCGGGCTCCTTTGAAAATAATCTGTGA
- the LOC125271874 gene encoding tetraspanin-1-like isoform X1, which translates to MKVTKCLKLVSTFYSFLTLSGGAAVGYGIWSQMQSKVSDLFKTVDDATLTAFLSLGAPMLIALGCIFALMGVIGCLGTLKKKSWMLLVFFVVVLIIFILQVIVAVFLVLPYSVKEKALSSLESKMIKSLQESYKENDTSITLVWDETMNKLRCCGYKGYEDFPSMMTKYHTQCCGETHSTCSKEEAEKKKVRGCIQLLLTENIPISGALSFLIGILEIVALVVSLKVYRCLRRIPDLPGSFENNL; encoded by the exons atgaaggTGACAAAATGTTTAAAGCTGGTTTCCACCTTCTACAGCTTCCTCACT TTGAGTGGGGGCGCGGCTGTAGGATATGGTATATGGTCACAAATGCAGAGCAAGGTATCTGACTTGTTTAAAACAGTTGATGATGCGACACTTACTGCGTTTCTTTCCCTGGGGGCCCCGATGCTGATCGCTCTGGGCTGCATCTTCGCTCTGATGGGTGTAATTGGCTGTTTGGGCACTTTGAAGAAAAAAAGCTGGATGCTCTTGGTt tttttcgtCGTTGTGctcatcatcttcattctcCAGGTCATCGTGGCAGTGTTTCTGGTCCTCCCCTATTCTGTG AAAGAAAAAGCTTTGAGCAGCTTAGAGAGCAAAATGATAAAAAGCCTTCAGGAGAGCTATAAAGAGAATGACACTTCAATCACTCTCGTATGGGATGAAACTATGAACAAG cTGCGTTGCTGTGGATACAAAGGCTATGAAGACTTCCCATCTATGATGACCAAGTATCATAcacaatgctgcggtgaaacaCATTCAACATGTAGTAAAGAAGAAGCTGAAAAAAAG AAAGTAAGGGGCTGCATTCAACTGCTGTTGACCGAAAACATTCCCATTTCTGGAGCTTTGTCCTTTTTGATCGGCATTCTAGAG ATTGTTGCCTTGGTCGTTTCCCTGAAAGTCTACCGATGCTTGAGACGCATACCTGATCTCCCGGGCTCCTTTGAAAATAATCTGTGA